Proteins from a genomic interval of Vreelandella profundi:
- the bcsA gene encoding UDP-forming cellulose synthase catalytic subunit: protein MKSLVYKGWIALLLILCIPVLIIVVSTPMTLNNQLAFGGITAVFLLIMGQIDLPRIRLAMALVTVMTATRYLYWRVTETLITDGFIEPILSFGLLAAEGYCWVVLVLSFFQSAWLLDRKVVPLPKDITQWPTVDVYIPTYNESLDVVRDTVLAAQNIDYPADKVNVYLLDDGKRAEFSAFASQAGVGYITRSDNKHAKAGNLNNALQKTTGELICIFDCDHIATRAFLQATVGSFLVDEKQALIQTPHHFYSPDPFERNLVSGREVPHEGELFYGPIQKGNDYWNAAFFCGSCAVIRRSALEEIGGFAVETVTEDAHTALKLQRKGWSTAYLGIPLAAGLATERLALHIVQRARWARGMTQILRRDNPLLGRGLSIPQRLCYLSAMLHFQFPLVRFIFLTAPLAYMLFGLNIIQASPQAVAVYVLPHLFAAVYTNAKLVGQYRYTFWNEIYETVLTFHLLKPSLVTLFNPNRGKFDVTEKGGRLEQSFFDFNVTRPHLFLLALLAAGLVWGVVRLVWWNPEGEQVSVLLFNVAWASFSAIFLMAAIAVGSEQKQVREYVRIKLSRPVVLHLSGGYTLSSTTQNLSMGGMQLAAVAGFTKDARIDFIEMEFDGNPILFPVHIVSRDAQHIRLRFGTLNVVQRRQLVKLVMGRADAWLQKRKLPHDQPLRSMWTVIRAVTGLFFRNWKERRLFAGGGGSSGKERQADARPDSSASMATAATPVSTWVWRMVLVALIMVGILSTQRAWSQSLDVQTLSGNARPLMLEMLPNEAATLPDVQVKARGGLAFNMPVETRERIYPLLQRIDEGEPEPLRIQGNGAQAGIEFSLRSDEVSTGAVLHLDIRYSDALLEGLSRLDVTLNGIVIETLELDRFTAEHLVAEVAIPPELIITYNTLVLSVAGQTLEQCNNLLSKDIWVEVLPSSTLNVNVQSLPPLNGLANLPAPFADAADMERLVLPFIMPSMPSETLLSASAILASYFAIKADFRGADFPVHHTQIPDQHAVVVGTTEQMPLGVELPEIDGPTLLQLANPNNAMYRLLIVTGATEQDVKSAAAYLAHYQERLSGDSETVSAPQLALREAYDAPNWQALNEPIYLDRIAGENEMVGEGIRPSPQNYSFRLPPNMHLWPGDNVTLEVGYEFPRGEWLNEDESRLEIALNGSYLASLPVEKRSLAWEAWRFLGNDIRKERATLRIPQEKLYGNNQLSFYFNMAVNMPENGCELGLPDRIETRLYPDSYLDMSDAQYFAALPELSYWLSAGFPFTQWADLSHTTLLLAAEPDAVEIGTALGLIGRMGASTGYPSIALDVRKGLTLNDNLSDRDMLVVARVDQLERSELNRYLGPFSIEQGALRVTPLNLTNRLNLWAQAQWGRDTERARNRIGSQSPEQILLGVRSPLNPTRSIIVATAFHDEGMRMLPAVIDQPQISRQAVGDLVMVSPSQEVSAYQVGPRTPRGEMVWHRLIRWYTGQYIIPMLLAMGIVLLLLSGLLYSTLKRRALRRANAGSKTHSGGE, encoded by the coding sequence ATGAAATCTCTTGTGTATAAAGGCTGGATTGCTCTACTGCTTATTCTTTGTATACCGGTATTGATAATTGTTGTTTCAACGCCAATGACTTTGAATAATCAGCTGGCATTTGGTGGGATTACCGCGGTATTTTTATTAATAATGGGGCAGATTGATTTGCCGCGGATACGTTTAGCCATGGCATTAGTAACCGTCATGACGGCCACTCGGTACCTCTATTGGCGGGTAACTGAAACGCTCATTACTGATGGTTTTATAGAGCCTATTTTGAGCTTTGGACTGTTGGCCGCTGAAGGTTACTGCTGGGTTGTTTTGGTGCTGAGCTTTTTTCAGTCGGCGTGGCTGCTTGATCGTAAAGTTGTCCCACTGCCTAAAGACATCACTCAATGGCCGACGGTAGATGTATATATTCCGACGTATAACGAAAGCTTAGACGTAGTTCGTGATACGGTTTTGGCAGCACAAAATATTGACTACCCAGCCGATAAAGTAAATGTTTACCTTCTAGATGATGGTAAACGAGCCGAGTTTAGCGCTTTCGCATCTCAGGCGGGTGTAGGGTATATAACACGTTCAGATAATAAGCACGCAAAAGCGGGTAATTTAAATAATGCTCTGCAAAAAACGACAGGCGAGCTTATTTGTATTTTTGACTGTGACCATATTGCCACGCGGGCTTTTTTACAGGCGACGGTGGGCTCTTTTCTTGTCGACGAGAAGCAAGCACTTATACAGACTCCCCACCATTTTTATTCGCCTGACCCCTTTGAGCGAAATTTAGTCAGTGGCAGGGAAGTGCCACACGAGGGTGAACTTTTTTACGGTCCTATTCAAAAGGGCAATGATTATTGGAACGCAGCCTTTTTTTGTGGCTCGTGTGCAGTCATTAGGCGCAGTGCATTAGAGGAAATAGGTGGATTTGCGGTTGAAACAGTCACCGAGGATGCTCATACAGCATTAAAACTTCAAAGAAAAGGATGGTCTACCGCTTACTTAGGCATACCCCTGGCCGCCGGATTAGCGACGGAGCGTCTAGCACTGCATATTGTTCAGCGTGCGCGTTGGGCTCGGGGAATGACGCAGATATTACGGCGCGATAATCCACTGTTAGGCAGAGGGTTGAGCATTCCTCAGCGGCTCTGCTATTTAAGCGCGATGCTGCACTTTCAGTTTCCGTTAGTACGGTTTATTTTTTTAACGGCCCCGTTGGCTTATATGCTGTTTGGACTCAATATTATTCAAGCATCTCCTCAGGCCGTTGCTGTCTATGTTCTGCCTCACTTATTTGCAGCCGTGTATACCAATGCGAAGCTGGTAGGGCAGTATCGCTATACCTTCTGGAATGAAATATATGAAACGGTTTTAACCTTTCATTTGCTCAAGCCTTCCCTTGTCACATTGTTTAACCCCAATCGGGGGAAGTTTGATGTCACGGAAAAAGGTGGGCGACTTGAGCAAAGCTTTTTTGATTTTAATGTGACACGCCCTCATCTTTTTTTACTAGCACTACTGGCTGCGGGCCTAGTATGGGGTGTCGTACGCTTAGTTTGGTGGAATCCTGAAGGTGAGCAAGTAAGCGTATTGCTATTTAACGTAGCATGGGCCTCATTTAGTGCGATTTTCCTGATGGCGGCTATCGCTGTTGGCAGCGAACAAAAGCAGGTGCGTGAGTACGTACGAATCAAGTTAAGCCGACCTGTGGTATTACATCTCTCAGGCGGCTATACGCTGTCGTCTACGACGCAAAATTTGTCTATGGGTGGCATGCAGCTTGCTGCAGTGGCTGGCTTTACAAAAGATGCGCGCATTGATTTTATCGAAATGGAATTCGATGGCAATCCGATCCTATTTCCTGTGCACATAGTAAGCCGAGATGCACAGCATATACGTCTACGGTTTGGCACGTTGAATGTGGTTCAGCGCCGCCAGTTAGTGAAGCTTGTCATGGGTCGTGCGGATGCTTGGCTACAGAAACGCAAGCTTCCGCACGACCAGCCGTTGCGTTCTATGTGGACCGTTATACGTGCCGTCACCGGGCTGTTTTTTCGAAACTGGAAGGAGCGGCGTTTATTTGCCGGTGGGGGTGGCAGTTCTGGCAAGGAACGCCAAGCAGACGCACGTCCTGATAGCTCTGCATCTATGGCAACAGCGGCGACACCTGTATCCACCTGGGTATGGCGAATGGTGCTCGTCGCGTTGATTATGGTAGGCATCTTATCTACCCAGCGAGCATGGAGCCAATCACTAGATGTTCAGACTTTGTCAGGCAACGCTCGGCCGTTAATGCTAGAGATGCTGCCTAATGAGGCAGCGACGTTACCTGATGTTCAAGTGAAGGCTCGGGGCGGCTTAGCTTTCAATATGCCCGTGGAGACTCGGGAGCGAATTTATCCACTTTTGCAGCGTATAGACGAAGGCGAGCCTGAACCACTTCGCATTCAGGGAAACGGCGCTCAGGCGGGTATCGAGTTCTCTTTACGTAGTGATGAAGTGTCTACCGGCGCGGTGCTGCACTTAGATATACGCTATTCAGATGCTCTTTTAGAGGGGCTTAGCCGACTTGACGTTACCCTCAATGGCATTGTCATCGAGACGCTCGAACTTGACCGCTTTACGGCTGAGCATCTAGTCGCTGAAGTCGCGATTCCGCCTGAGCTAATCATTACCTATAACACGCTAGTGCTAAGCGTGGCCGGACAAACGCTCGAGCAGTGTAATAATTTGCTCAGTAAAGATATTTGGGTCGAGGTATTACCAAGTTCAACGCTCAACGTGAATGTTCAGTCGTTACCTCCGCTTAATGGGCTAGCTAATTTACCTGCCCCCTTTGCTGATGCGGCAGACATGGAACGGTTGGTATTGCCCTTCATTATGCCCTCTATGCCTTCAGAAACGCTGCTGAGTGCCAGCGCAATATTAGCATCGTATTTTGCGATTAAAGCGGATTTTAGAGGGGCCGACTTCCCCGTTCATCATACTCAAATACCTGATCAACATGCGGTCGTCGTAGGGACCACCGAACAGATGCCTTTAGGGGTAGAGCTGCCTGAAATTGACGGCCCTACCTTACTTCAGCTGGCTAACCCTAATAATGCTATGTATCGCTTATTGATCGTCACGGGAGCAACAGAGCAAGACGTAAAAAGCGCCGCTGCATATCTAGCCCATTATCAAGAGCGTTTAAGCGGCGATAGTGAAACGGTAAGTGCGCCCCAGCTAGCCCTTAGAGAGGCCTATGATGCACCTAACTGGCAGGCGCTTAATGAGCCGATCTATCTTGACCGAATAGCCGGTGAGAATGAGATGGTTGGTGAGGGTATTCGCCCATCGCCGCAAAATTACAGCTTTCGCCTGCCCCCGAATATGCATTTATGGCCGGGCGATAATGTAACGTTAGAGGTGGGCTATGAGTTTCCTCGTGGCGAGTGGTTAAATGAAGATGAGTCACGACTGGAGATTGCTCTTAACGGCAGCTATTTAGCCTCTTTGCCCGTTGAAAAGCGTTCGTTAGCCTGGGAAGCATGGCGCTTTCTCGGTAATGATATTCGTAAAGAGCGCGCTACATTACGCATTCCCCAGGAAAAGCTATACGGTAATAACCAGCTCAGCTTTTATTTTAATATGGCAGTGAATATGCCGGAAAATGGATGTGAGCTTGGCCTTCCTGATCGAATTGAAACGCGCCTATATCCTGATTCTTATTTGGATATGAGCGATGCACAGTATTTTGCAGCGTTACCAGAGCTCTCATATTGGCTTAGTGCAGGCTTTCCCTTTACACAGTGGGCCGATTTGTCGCACACGACGCTGCTGCTTGCCGCTGAACCTGATGCTGTCGAAATTGGCACCGCGCTTGGGCTGATTGGGCGCATGGGGGCCTCTACGGGATATCCCAGTATTGCGCTGGATGTGCGCAAGGGACTAACGCTTAACGACAATTTATCAGACCGAGATATGTTGGTTGTTGCGCGTGTGGATCAATTGGAACGCAGTGAGCTTAATCGTTATCTTGGGCCTTTCAGTATTGAGCAAGGGGCTTTACGCGTCACGCCTTTGAACTTAACGAATAGATTAAATCTTTGGGCACAAGCCCAGTGGGGGCGAGATACCGAGCGCGCTCGCAATAGGATTGGCAGTCAGTCTCCTGAACAGATTTTACTGGGCGTTCGGTCACCGCTGAACCCCACGCGCAGCATTATAGTAGCCACTGCTTTTCATGATGAAGGCATGCGCATGCTACCGGCCGTGATTGATCAGCCCCAAATTAGCCGTCAGGCTGTGGGAGATTTAGTCATGGTGTCGCCGAGCCAAGAGGTCAGTGCTTATCAGGTTGGGCCGCGGACCCCTCGAGGTGAAATGGTCTGGCATCGTCTGATCCGCT
- the bcsQ gene encoding cellulose biosynthesis protein BcsQ, whose translation MTLICVASPKGGVGKTTLTANLAYTLQRQGFNVTVIDFDSQDALKLHFGIAFNDTQGYVVEAASTPYWGEMARTTASGIDVLAYGSTTREQRHRFETFLASDPRALYQALSGFYNSPNDVLIVDLPPGHSVALEAVCQLKPLCITVLMADSASLAVLPSIESGGFYPESVGRHLYYVVNQLDLRNDLSRDVYALLKERLKASLLGSIHRDAAVSEAHALQVSVLQHAHTSAVVNDIEAIAHNLIRLMQDAELSQVRQEGE comes from the coding sequence ATGACACTTATTTGCGTTGCTTCTCCGAAAGGAGGTGTTGGTAAAACAACGTTAACTGCTAATCTCGCTTACACTTTGCAGCGCCAAGGCTTTAATGTCACTGTCATTGATTTTGATAGCCAAGATGCGCTTAAACTCCACTTCGGTATTGCTTTTAATGATACTCAGGGCTATGTCGTAGAAGCTGCGTCTACTCCCTATTGGGGTGAGATGGCCCGTACAACGGCAAGCGGCATTGATGTGCTTGCCTATGGTAGTACGACTAGAGAACAGCGCCATCGTTTCGAAACATTTCTCGCCAGTGATCCAAGAGCCCTGTATCAAGCGCTTAGCGGTTTTTATAACTCTCCGAATGATGTGCTAATAGTTGATTTGCCGCCTGGACACTCCGTAGCATTAGAAGCTGTTTGTCAGCTGAAGCCGCTTTGCATCACAGTACTAATGGCCGATAGCGCTTCTTTGGCTGTTCTACCTTCTATTGAAAGTGGTGGTTTTTATCCTGAAAGCGTTGGCAGGCATTTGTATTATGTCGTTAATCAGTTAGACCTTCGCAATGACCTTAGTCGCGATGTATACGCGCTTTTAAAAGAGCGTTTGAAGGCGTCATTACTAGGATCGATTCACCGTGACGCGGCGGTGTCCGAAGCACATGCACTGCAGGTTTCTGTGTTACAACATGCGCATACCTCCGCGGTTGTTAATGATATTGAAGCGATCGCCCACAATCTTATTCGTCTGATGCAAGATGCCGAGCTGTCCCAAGTACGGCAAGAGGGCGAATAA